A genomic window from Cytobacillus suaedae includes:
- a CDS encoding L-cystine transporter, whose translation MGTLLIIVNIAFMILLLSGLYFMQKKHVSFSKRVFLALGLGIVYGFVLQLIYGAGSEVLNGSIQWFNIVGTGYIKFLQMIVMPLVFISIIAAFTRMKLSNNIGKISGMILSILVGTTAIAAAVAITVTLAFGLEAVEIPQGEAETSRGEQMEQRAADVTTRTLPQQILDFLPANPFLDFTGARPTSTIAVVIFAAIIGIAFLGVRRKNPEHAQTFSKLVDTFYSIVMRVVTLILRLTPYGVLAIMTRVTATSDYDAIMKLGKFVIASYVALLIVFIIHLILIAISGLNPVTYVKKAIPVLTFAFTSRTSAGALPLNIKTQTRDLGVSDGIANFSGSFGLSIGQNGCAGVYPAMLAVMIAPTVGINPLNPGFLATLILVVAISSFGVAGVGGGATFAAILVLSAMDLPIALAGLLISVEPLIDMGRTAVNVSGSMTAGVLTGRMTGELDTSIYDDTKEQLEA comes from the coding sequence ATGGGGACCTTATTAATTATTGTTAATATTGCCTTTATGATTTTATTACTTTCTGGTCTTTATTTTATGCAGAAAAAGCACGTATCTTTTTCTAAGAGAGTCTTTTTAGCTCTAGGCTTAGGGATTGTCTATGGTTTTGTCCTGCAACTAATTTATGGTGCTGGTTCAGAAGTGCTAAATGGATCTATTCAATGGTTCAATATTGTAGGTACAGGTTATATAAAATTCCTTCAAATGATCGTAATGCCACTCGTATTCATCTCAATTATTGCTGCTTTTACGAGAATGAAGCTTTCTAATAATATTGGTAAAATAAGTGGAATGATTCTAAGTATATTAGTTGGTACAACTGCTATCGCTGCTGCGGTTGCAATAACGGTGACATTAGCATTTGGCTTGGAGGCTGTTGAGATTCCACAAGGTGAAGCTGAAACGTCACGTGGAGAGCAAATGGAACAAAGAGCAGCAGATGTTACAACCCGAACGCTTCCTCAACAAATACTTGATTTTCTACCTGCGAATCCATTTTTAGATTTCACAGGTGCTAGACCAACTTCTACAATTGCAGTCGTGATTTTTGCAGCCATTATCGGGATTGCATTCTTAGGAGTACGGAGAAAGAACCCAGAGCATGCTCAAACTTTCTCTAAACTAGTAGATACCTTTTATAGTATTGTAATGAGAGTCGTCACACTCATCCTAAGGCTGACTCCATATGGCGTTCTTGCAATTATGACAAGAGTTACGGCAACTAGTGATTATGACGCAATCATGAAGTTAGGAAAGTTCGTCATTGCCTCATATGTAGCATTGTTAATTGTCTTCATTATCCATTTAATTCTTATTGCTATCTCAGGATTAAATCCAGTAACCTATGTTAAAAAAGCCATACCTGTATTAACATTTGCGTTTACATCCCGTACAAGTGCTGGTGCATTACCATTAAATATTAAGACTCAAACTAGAGACCTAGGTGTATCAGATGGTATTGCTAACTTCTCAGGATCTTTCGGACTTTCAATTGGCCAAAATGGTTGTGCAGGTGTTTATCCAGCTATGCTGGCTGTCATGATTGCACCTACCGTTGGGATTAACCCTCTAAACCCTGGTTTTCTAGCAACACTAATCCTTGTTGTTGCTATTAGCTCCTTTGGAGTAGCAGGTGTAGGGGGAGGAGCTACTTTTGCAGCGATACTCGTATTATCTGCAATGGATTTACCAATAGCACTAGCAGGATTATTAATCTCAGTAGAACCACTAATTGATATGGGACGTACAGCTGTTAATGTAAGTGGTAGTATGACAGCAGGTGTTCTAACAGGCAGGATGACAGGTGAACTTGATACATCGATTTATGATGATACAAAAGAGCAACTTGAAGCATAA